The following coding sequences lie in one Flagellimonas eckloniae genomic window:
- the hutG gene encoding formimidoylglutamase, translating to MKHYTNPDTTIWHGRVSNKYLYLHEKVRCIPLSEISEPPKKSIALLGYACDEGVKRNQGRIGAVKGPKTIKNSLAKFPNHLANTVLLHDTGAIVCKNGDMEAAQKELSKAVTILLEKKQFPIVLGGGHDMTYGHYNGIKTYLDSKKNKQTIGIINFDAHFDLRQNTNGNNSGTPFYQIAMESKKEDNTFNYLCLGIRKDANDRTLFEAAKELDVKYVLSDTFQMQFLDEINTWINAFIKTVDKVYVTIDLDGFSSAYAPGVSAPSPMGFTPEIVLECLKTTIGSGKLISLDIAEMNPKFDIDGQTAKLAASLLHHIIHTIY from the coding sequence ATGAAACACTACACAAATCCAGATACAACTATTTGGCATGGAAGAGTCAGCAATAAGTACCTGTACCTCCATGAAAAAGTACGATGTATCCCTTTAAGTGAAATTTCTGAACCTCCGAAAAAATCAATTGCTCTATTGGGATATGCCTGTGATGAAGGGGTAAAACGGAATCAAGGTAGGATTGGAGCAGTAAAAGGTCCTAAAACCATTAAAAATAGTCTTGCAAAATTCCCTAACCATCTTGCCAATACCGTATTGCTACACGATACAGGTGCTATAGTTTGCAAAAATGGAGATATGGAGGCTGCACAAAAGGAGCTTTCCAAAGCTGTTACCATCCTTCTAGAAAAAAAACAGTTCCCCATTGTTTTGGGTGGTGGTCACGATATGACCTATGGTCACTACAACGGAATTAAAACTTATCTAGATTCGAAAAAGAATAAACAGACTATTGGTATTATAAATTTTGATGCCCATTTTGATCTTCGTCAGAACACGAATGGCAATAATTCCGGAACCCCTTTCTATCAAATAGCAATGGAATCTAAAAAAGAAGATAATACCTTTAACTATTTATGCCTTGGTATTCGGAAAGATGCCAATGACCGGACACTTTTTGAGGCAGCCAAAGAATTAGATGTTAAATACGTGTTATCCGATACTTTTCAGATGCAATTTCTGGATGAAATCAATACATGGATCAATGCCTTTATTAAAACTGTGGATAAGGTTTATGTAACCATAGATTTGGATGGATTTTCATCTGCTTACGCACCTGGGGTAAGTGCTCCTTCTCCAATGGGGTTTACCCCTGAAATTGTTCTAGAATGCCTCAAAACCACTATTGGCTCTGGGAAATTAATCAGTTTGGATATTGCCGAGATGAACCCAAAATTTGATATCGATGGACAGACGGCAAAACTGGCCGCATCATTACTTCACCACATTATACATACTATCTACTAG
- a CDS encoding xylulokinase translates to MYYLGIDLGSSSVKIAIVDTSTGKNIGVIQSPEEEMSIHSPKKGWAEQNPKDWWGHICDGITKIKKAHNISENSIEGIGIAYQMHGLVIVDEKGEPLRDSIIWCDSRAVNIGNKAYQEVGEDTCDSHLLNSPANFTASKLRWVRENEPDTYNRVYKFMLPGDYIAYRFSNTINTTISGLSEGVFWDFKLDEVSKSILDYYEIPSAFVPEIVDTFGPQGKISAKGAKESGLLEGTPILYRAGDQPNNALSLNVFHPGEVAATGGTSGVVYAITDNLSVKESSRVNNFAHVNYKKGAEKNIGKLLCINGAGIQYRWLLNNLDVSSYAEMNELAAEVEVGSDGICVIPFGNGAERMLENQTIGTRIVNLDLNRHSKTHLCRATLEGIAFSFVYGIEIMKSDGIDAKVMRAGNDNLFRSEIFSNTIATLIEQEIEIYNTTGAIGAARACTLSKNDYDTFSEFMKNDHVLTYVPFKDTEHYQTAYQNWKKELNLILNK, encoded by the coding sequence ATGTATTATCTGGGAATTGACTTAGGAAGTTCATCAGTTAAAATAGCCATTGTAGATACTTCCACTGGCAAAAATATTGGAGTTATTCAGTCACCTGAAGAGGAAATGTCCATACATTCACCTAAAAAAGGATGGGCAGAACAAAACCCTAAAGATTGGTGGGGCCATATTTGTGATGGAATTACCAAAATCAAGAAAGCTCACAATATTTCAGAAAATAGTATTGAAGGAATTGGAATTGCCTATCAGATGCATGGTCTAGTCATTGTTGATGAAAAAGGTGAGCCGCTAAGAGATTCTATTATTTGGTGTGATAGTAGAGCCGTCAATATTGGCAATAAAGCGTATCAAGAAGTTGGGGAAGATACCTGTGATTCCCATTTATTGAACTCTCCTGCAAATTTCACTGCATCAAAATTACGATGGGTTAGGGAAAATGAACCTGACACCTATAACCGAGTTTACAAATTCATGCTACCTGGTGATTATATTGCTTATCGGTTTTCCAATACCATCAATACCACAATTTCCGGTTTATCGGAAGGTGTATTTTGGGATTTTAAATTAGATGAGGTTTCAAAGAGTATTTTGGATTATTATGAAATTCCATCTGCATTTGTTCCTGAAATTGTGGACACTTTTGGACCTCAGGGAAAAATTTCCGCCAAAGGGGCCAAAGAAAGTGGTCTGTTGGAAGGTACGCCTATTTTATACCGCGCCGGTGACCAACCCAATAACGCACTTTCTTTAAATGTGTTTCACCCTGGTGAGGTTGCGGCTACAGGGGGCACATCTGGAGTGGTTTATGCTATTACAGACAACCTTTCTGTAAAGGAAAGTTCAAGGGTCAACAATTTTGCCCATGTCAATTACAAAAAAGGAGCTGAGAAAAATATTGGCAAATTACTCTGTATCAATGGTGCTGGCATTCAGTACCGCTGGTTATTGAACAATTTAGATGTTTCTTCTTATGCGGAAATGAACGAATTGGCCGCAGAGGTTGAAGTTGGTTCTGACGGAATTTGTGTAATTCCCTTTGGGAATGGAGCAGAGCGAATGCTCGAAAATCAAACCATAGGCACACGTATAGTAAACCTGGACCTCAACCGCCACTCAAAAACACACCTCTGTAGAGCTACGTTGGAAGGTATTGCATTTTCATTTGTATATGGAATAGAAATCATGAAATCTGATGGAATTGATGCCAAGGTAATGCGGGCTGGCAATGATAATCTATTTCGTTCTGAAATATTTTCAAACACCATTGCCACGTTGATTGAACAAGAAATTGAGATTTATAATACAACGGGCGCCATTGGAGCCGCAAGAGCATGTACACTTTCAAAAAATGACTATGATACCTTTTCTGAGTTCATGAAAAACGACCATGTGCTGACATATGTTCCTTTCAAGGACACTGAACACTACCAAACTGCATATCAAAACTGGAAAAAAGAACTGAATTTAATACTAAACAAATAA
- the xylA gene encoding xylose isomerase translates to MALIGDKEYFKGIGEIKYEGKESDNPMAFKFYNSDQVVAGKTMNEHFKFAMAYWHTLCGTGGDPFGPGTKNFPWITANDPIKAAKDKADAAFEFITKMGFDYYCFHDFDLVDEAATLAESEKRVQKTVEYLKQKQEASGVKLLWGTANCFSNPRYMNGAASNPNFDVVAHAGAQVKIALDATIALGGENYVFWGGREGYMSLLNTNMKLEQDNIGRFLNMAKDYARSQGFNGTFFIEPKPMEPSKHQYDFDAATSINSIREYGLENDFKLNIEVNHATLAQHTFQHELQVAANAGMLGSVDANRGDYQNGWDTDQFPNNVLETAEAMLVLLKSGGLQGGGINFDAKTRRNSTDLEDIFLAHIGGADTFARALLVADAVIQKSPYEDLLGKRYASFDSGKGADFVKGNLSLTDLSDYAHSKNEPEQISGKQELFENIINQYI, encoded by the coding sequence ATGGCACTTATAGGCGATAAAGAATATTTTAAAGGTATCGGGGAAATAAAATACGAAGGCAAGGAATCCGATAACCCAATGGCATTTAAATTTTACAATTCAGATCAAGTTGTAGCTGGTAAAACCATGAACGAACACTTCAAATTTGCCATGGCCTATTGGCACACACTGTGTGGTACCGGCGGGGATCCCTTTGGCCCAGGAACCAAAAATTTTCCTTGGATAACGGCCAATGACCCCATTAAAGCTGCCAAAGATAAAGCGGATGCCGCTTTTGAATTCATCACAAAAATGGGCTTTGATTATTATTGCTTTCACGATTTTGATTTGGTTGATGAAGCAGCAACTCTTGCCGAGTCCGAAAAAAGAGTACAAAAAACGGTTGAATACCTCAAACAAAAACAAGAAGCTTCAGGGGTAAAATTACTTTGGGGAACGGCAAATTGTTTTTCAAATCCAAGATATATGAATGGCGCAGCATCTAATCCAAATTTTGATGTTGTTGCCCACGCAGGGGCACAAGTTAAAATTGCCCTGGATGCCACCATTGCCCTTGGAGGTGAAAATTATGTGTTCTGGGGCGGTCGTGAGGGTTATATGTCGCTCTTGAACACTAATATGAAATTGGAACAGGACAACATTGGCCGATTTTTAAATATGGCCAAAGATTATGCTCGAAGCCAGGGGTTCAATGGAACGTTCTTTATTGAACCTAAACCCATGGAACCATCCAAACATCAGTACGATTTTGATGCCGCCACTTCAATTAATTCCATTCGGGAATATGGTCTTGAAAATGACTTTAAATTAAATATTGAGGTGAATCATGCTACCCTTGCGCAACATACTTTTCAACATGAGTTACAGGTTGCTGCCAATGCAGGAATGTTGGGCAGTGTTGATGCTAACCGCGGAGATTATCAGAATGGTTGGGATACCGATCAATTTCCAAACAATGTTCTGGAGACTGCCGAAGCCATGTTGGTGTTGTTAAAATCAGGTGGACTTCAAGGCGGAGGAATAAACTTTGATGCCAAAACAAGACGTAATTCCACTGATCTGGAAGATATTTTCTTGGCACATATTGGTGGAGCCGACACTTTTGCAAGAGCGCTTTTGGTTGCTGATGCAGTGATTCAAAAATCCCCATATGAGGATTTATTGGGGAAACGTTATGCTTCTTTTGATTCTGGAAAAGGTGCCGATTTTGTGAAAGGCAATCTCTCGCTTACAGATTTATCTGATTATGCACATTCGAAAAACGAACCTGAGCAAATCAGTGGTAAACAAGAGTTGTTTGAGAACATCATCAACCAATATATTTAA
- a CDS encoding sodium:solute symporter: MESILETADWWVLGGYLAALIAVAVWVVLQKNKNTEDYFLAGRNVGWFVIGASIFASNIGSEHVVGLAGTGAESGMPMAHYELHAWIVLLLGWLFLPFYFRSNAFTMPEFLEKRFDSRSRWFLSVFSLVGYVITKVSVTIYAGGIVVSELLGIPFWYGAIGIVVFTGAYTVIGGMKAVIYTETLQTVILIAGSLIITYLGLEKVGGWEELKLVAGSEHFNMWRPISDPDFPWTGMLIGGTIVGIWYWCTDQYIVQRTLAANNIKIGRRGAIFGAYLKLLPIFIFLIPGIIAFALAKQGVLTYEKSDEVFPVLVKTLLPVGLKGLVAGGLMAALMSSLASVFNSCSTIFTIDIYKKLKPLTEEKKLLRVGKLATSIVVVLGIIWIPIMEKIGGGVLYQYLQSVQSYIAPPITAVFLLGIIWKRVNSKAAIVTLFSGLLVAAFRILAEIYQPYLSGVLLSFATINFAHMAIFMFIFSIIVCISVTLATAPPNYSAIKGLSFGTLTVEDKQLNKESISVIDIVLSVFLIIVVIAVLAYFTG, translated from the coding sequence ATGGAATCAATTTTAGAAACAGCGGATTGGTGGGTACTTGGAGGCTATTTGGCTGCACTTATTGCAGTTGCTGTCTGGGTCGTACTTCAAAAAAACAAAAACACCGAAGATTACTTTTTAGCGGGAAGAAATGTAGGCTGGTTTGTTATTGGAGCATCAATCTTTGCCTCTAATATTGGTTCTGAACACGTAGTAGGACTTGCCGGAACAGGTGCAGAATCTGGCATGCCCATGGCACATTACGAACTGCATGCATGGATAGTTTTACTATTGGGATGGCTCTTTCTCCCATTTTATTTCAGAAGCAATGCGTTTACGATGCCCGAATTTTTGGAGAAACGTTTTGATAGCCGTTCAAGATGGTTTCTCTCCGTTTTTTCACTGGTGGGATATGTCATTACCAAAGTATCGGTAACCATTTATGCCGGTGGAATTGTTGTTTCAGAATTGTTGGGAATACCTTTTTGGTATGGTGCCATTGGTATTGTTGTTTTTACCGGGGCCTATACCGTAATCGGAGGAATGAAGGCCGTTATTTATACGGAAACACTTCAAACGGTTATTTTGATAGCCGGTTCATTGATCATCACCTATTTAGGGTTGGAAAAAGTTGGTGGATGGGAAGAACTTAAACTTGTTGCCGGAAGTGAACATTTTAATATGTGGCGCCCCATCTCGGATCCTGATTTTCCATGGACAGGAATGTTGATTGGTGGTACCATTGTTGGGATATGGTATTGGTGCACAGACCAATATATTGTGCAACGTACTTTGGCGGCAAATAATATTAAGATAGGGCGCCGCGGTGCCATCTTTGGGGCGTACTTAAAATTACTTCCCATTTTTATCTTTTTGATTCCAGGCATCATTGCATTTGCTTTGGCAAAACAAGGTGTACTTACCTATGAAAAAAGCGATGAGGTTTTTCCTGTACTGGTAAAAACTTTGCTCCCGGTTGGCCTAAAAGGTCTGGTAGCAGGAGGATTGATGGCAGCTTTGATGAGTTCGTTGGCTTCCGTATTCAATTCGTGCTCTACCATTTTTACCATTGATATCTATAAAAAACTTAAGCCACTCACCGAAGAAAAGAAATTGCTTCGTGTTGGAAAACTAGCAACATCTATTGTTGTTGTTCTCGGCATCATCTGGATTCCCATTATGGAGAAAATTGGAGGCGGTGTACTTTATCAATATCTGCAGAGTGTACAATCCTATATTGCACCACCAATAACAGCGGTATTTTTGCTGGGCATTATTTGGAAAAGAGTTAATTCCAAAGCAGCAATAGTTACTTTGTTTTCAGGTTTACTGGTAGCGGCATTCCGTATCCTTGCTGAAATTTATCAACCCTATTTGTCAGGTGTGCTCTTATCATTTGCCACGATCAACTTTGCGCATATGGCCATTTTTATGTTCATATTTTCCATAATTGTATGTATTTCGGTTACTTTAGCCACTGCTCCACCCAATTATTCAGCCATAAAAGGGCTTTCCTTTGGAACATTGACCGTTGAGGATAAACAATTGAACAAAGAAAGTATTTCAGTTATCGACATTGTACTTTCTGTATTTTTAATAATCGTTGTCATTGCCGTACTTGCTTACTTTACAGGGTAA
- a CDS encoding LacI family DNA-binding transcriptional regulator has translation MKKLTLNDIAKHFGVSISTVSKAVNDNAEISKEVRDKIQKYAKEHHYRPNRVALSLLKKSTKTIGVIVPTILNYFFTQVFFGIEKTANARGYNIISCTSDESYPKEVHTVGLLSAGIVDGLILSLSHETQAKANIEHISNFIDAQIPLVLFDRVSDKIECDKVIVDDLQAGYNTTKHLLNAGCKNIALVSEIYNSSVGKLRVSGYQNALKERNIPFDSKLLLKVKKDDDLELLITFLLDYKKIDAIIALDEMMAADVLYILKSKNIKVPEEISIIGFTNGRLSKYVSPSLTMVSQHGKYIGELTANILIDRIENKGDFIPYTTKIVKTSLIERESTRSIK, from the coding sequence ATGAAAAAACTGACTTTAAATGACATTGCAAAGCATTTTGGAGTATCCATTTCTACCGTTTCAAAAGCTGTCAACGACAATGCTGAAATAAGTAAGGAAGTAAGGGATAAAATTCAAAAGTACGCCAAGGAACATCATTACAGGCCCAATAGAGTTGCACTTAGTCTGCTTAAAAAAAGTACTAAGACCATTGGGGTAATTGTTCCTACCATTTTAAATTATTTTTTTACACAGGTATTCTTTGGAATAGAAAAAACCGCAAATGCCAGGGGTTACAATATCATTAGTTGTACTTCGGATGAATCCTATCCAAAAGAGGTTCATACAGTTGGACTTTTAAGTGCTGGTATTGTAGATGGGCTGATATTGTCCCTATCACATGAAACCCAGGCCAAAGCAAATATTGAACACATTTCCAATTTCATTGATGCCCAAATACCGTTGGTGTTATTTGACCGTGTCTCCGATAAAATTGAGTGTGATAAAGTTATTGTCGATGATTTGCAAGCTGGCTATAACACAACAAAACACCTGTTGAATGCTGGTTGCAAAAATATTGCCCTAGTTTCCGAAATCTACAATTCAAGTGTTGGAAAACTAAGGGTTTCCGGTTATCAAAATGCCCTTAAGGAAAGGAATATACCCTTTGATAGCAAACTTTTACTGAAAGTTAAAAAGGATGATGACCTGGAACTCCTGATTACTTTTCTATTGGATTATAAAAAAATAGATGCCATAATAGCTCTGGATGAAATGATGGCTGCGGATGTACTTTACATCCTTAAATCCAAAAACATCAAGGTTCCAGAGGAAATTTCCATTATTGGCTTTACAAATGGTCGACTTTCAAAATATGTTTCTCCCTCGTTGACCATGGTAAGTCAACATGGAAAATACATTGGAGAATTGACCGCCAACATTTTAATTGATCGTATCGAAAATAAGGGTGATTTTATTCCCTATACCACCAAGATTGTAAAAACCAGTTTGATTGAACGCGAATCCACAAGGTCAATCAAATAA
- a CDS encoding phage baseplate protein codes for MDKFIAQGDGFPGDNEFLMLIQSMIGTVAQLASVGGENYILKGCVDTAGVVSDGWMVLNGEIVRFIGGPVGAEVTIIETIEQATYLEDVSPVDGQGDSKDTYFTRTAQFGNTGEATMDWADLKRLETILELQSAKMPIGGIIMWAGAIADIPDGWALCDGSNGTPDLSGRFIVGYDSGDDDYDIGDTGGEKEHTLTESEMPAHNHDGSTNSAGSHSHNATVYRTNGSNTTQSGIGGATDLDTPRTGTTNSAGAHTHSITTNNKGGGQPHENRPPFFTLAMIQFKGV; via the coding sequence ATGGATAAATTTATAGCACAAGGGGATGGTTTCCCGGGGGATAATGAATTTTTGATGTTAATACAGTCCATGATAGGAACCGTTGCTCAATTGGCATCCGTTGGGGGCGAAAATTATATCCTAAAGGGATGTGTCGATACCGCAGGTGTGGTTTCAGATGGTTGGATGGTACTTAATGGAGAAATAGTTCGTTTTATCGGTGGCCCAGTCGGTGCAGAGGTGACCATTATAGAAACTATTGAACAGGCCACCTATTTAGAAGATGTAAGCCCGGTTGATGGCCAAGGCGATTCTAAAGACACGTATTTTACCAGAACAGCCCAATTTGGAAATACTGGTGAAGCCACAATGGATTGGGCAGATTTAAAAAGGCTGGAAACCATTTTGGAGCTTCAATCCGCAAAAATGCCTATAGGCGGAATAATAATGTGGGCTGGTGCTATAGCCGATATTCCTGATGGATGGGCTTTGTGTGATGGCAGTAATGGAACCCCCGACCTATCCGGCAGGTTTATTGTTGGCTATGATAGCGGTGATGACGACTATGATATTGGGGATACCGGAGGTGAAAAAGAGCATACATTGACTGAAAGCGAAATGCCTGCGCACAACCATGACGGAAGCACCAATTCCGCTGGTTCCCATTCCCATAATGCCACTGTATACAGAACCAACGGAAGTAATACCACTCAAAGCGGAATTGGTGGCGCCACTGACTTGGATACACCACGAACAGGAACTACTAACAGCGCCGGAGCGCATACACATTCAATAACCACAAACAATAAAGGTGGTGGTCAGCCCCATGAAAACAGGCCGCCTTTCTTTACTTTGGCTATGATACAGTTTAAGGGCGTTTAA